In the Leptotrichia sp. oral taxon 212 genome, one interval contains:
- a CDS encoding DUF441 domain-containing protein, protein MESWLFLGLILFIGTVSKNQSIIIATIFVMILKFLPFTDNIMTEFRKKGINWGVLVITIAILIPIATKEIGFLDLLNAFKSPIGWVAILSGIGVSLLSAKGVNLLSGQPEITVALVFGTIIGVVFMKGIAAGPVIASGITYCILQIINAIWKK, encoded by the coding sequence ATGGAAAGCTGGTTATTTCTAGGATTAATACTGTTTATTGGAACTGTATCAAAAAATCAGTCCATAATAATAGCAACAATTTTTGTAATGATATTAAAATTTTTACCATTTACGGATAATATAATGACTGAATTCAGGAAAAAGGGAATAAACTGGGGTGTATTAGTTATTACAATCGCAATTTTAATTCCTATAGCAACTAAGGAAATTGGTTTTCTTGATCTTCTGAATGCCTTTAAATCTCCTATAGGTTGGGTTGCAATATTAAGTGGAATAGGAGTTTCCCTACTTTCCGCAAAAGGTGTAAATCTACTTTCAGGGCAGCCCGAAATAACTGTTGCTCTTGTTTTTGGAACAATAATTGGTGTCGTTTTCATGAAAGGAATTGCGGCAGGCCCTGTTATTGCAAGTGGAATCACATATTGTATTTTACAAATTATAAATGCCATATGGAAGAAATAA